The proteins below come from a single Crossiella sp. CA-258035 genomic window:
- a CDS encoding GntR family transcriptional regulator produces MASPRRSGRQPLADRMYEVLLAQFTDGKWSAGEPVNIGALSRELDVSQTPLREALARLEHTGLVQREALKGYRVAPLLTEQELVKLMDARLVLEPALAHEAARRTTPEFLAEVLASVDELAGAAKSPDDKVFSSYWLIDERFHQLIATQADNPFLAKAYRALGGQVQRFRFFAKLGSARGAPGLAAEEHRAVYHALADGDPDRAAARMREHIENAKQRVLADRRSVAADS; encoded by the coding sequence ATGGCTTCCCCGCGGAGGTCCGGCCGGCAGCCGCTCGCGGACCGGATGTACGAGGTGCTGCTCGCGCAGTTCACCGACGGAAAGTGGTCGGCGGGGGAACCGGTGAACATCGGCGCGCTCTCCCGCGAGCTCGACGTCAGCCAGACCCCGCTGCGCGAGGCGCTGGCCCGCCTGGAGCACACCGGGCTGGTGCAGCGGGAGGCGCTGAAGGGCTACCGGGTCGCGCCGCTGCTCACCGAGCAGGAGCTGGTCAAGCTGATGGACGCCCGGCTGGTGCTGGAACCGGCGCTCGCGCACGAGGCGGCCCGGCGCACCACCCCGGAGTTCCTGGCCGAGGTGCTGGCGAGCGTCGACGAGCTGGCCGGTGCCGCGAAGTCACCGGATGACAAGGTGTTCAGCTCCTACTGGCTGATCGACGAGCGCTTCCACCAGCTGATCGCCACCCAGGCGGACAACCCGTTCCTGGCCAAGGCCTACCGCGCCCTCGGCGGCCAGGTGCAGCGGTTCCGGTTCTTCGCCAAGCTCGGCTCGGCCCGCGGCGCGCCCGGCCTGGCCGCCGAGGAGCACCGCGCGGTGTACCACGCGCTGGCTGACGGCGACCCGGACCGGGCGGCGGCGCGGATGCGCGAGCACATCGAGAACGCCAAGCAGCGGGTGCTGGCCGACCGGCGCTCGGTGGCGGCTGACAGCTAG
- a CDS encoding phosphoglycerate dehydrogenase, translated as MTFRVLITTPYLESGGEVDRLLTEAGLTTVFASAAHRRATGQALTEAVREADGVVAGTDAFTAEVIEAAPRLKVFGRCGAGYDNIDVAAATRHGVAVTHTPGANRRSVAEHVLALMLNCARHIPQNIAGVRAGDWAQRSGLELQGATLGLVGLGSIGQTVARLALALGMRVLATDPFPDRDFLAETGVPVLPLPELLAGSDFVSLHLFLDETTRGLIDAKALQAMKSGAFLINTARGEVVDEDALADALTEGHLGGAALDVLAQEPLPADSRLRGLDNVLITAHIGGATTQARSRSSLLAARQVLDVLHGRAPQHLVNPEYARVTR; from the coding sequence ATGACCTTCCGCGTTCTCATCACCACGCCTTACCTGGAGTCAGGCGGCGAGGTGGACCGGCTGCTCACCGAAGCGGGGCTGACCACCGTTTTCGCCTCCGCCGCCCACCGCCGCGCCACCGGCCAGGCACTGACCGAGGCCGTGCGCGAGGCGGACGGCGTGGTGGCGGGCACGGACGCCTTCACCGCCGAGGTGATCGAGGCCGCGCCCCGGCTCAAGGTGTTCGGCCGCTGCGGGGCCGGCTACGACAACATCGACGTGGCCGCGGCGACCAGGCACGGCGTCGCCGTCACGCACACCCCCGGCGCGAACCGCCGCTCGGTCGCCGAGCACGTGCTCGCGCTGATGCTCAACTGCGCCCGGCACATCCCGCAGAACATCGCCGGGGTCCGCGCGGGCGACTGGGCACAGCGCAGCGGCCTCGAGCTCCAGGGTGCGACCCTCGGCCTGGTGGGGCTGGGCTCGATCGGCCAGACGGTGGCCCGGCTGGCGCTCGCGCTGGGCATGCGGGTGCTGGCCACCGATCCGTTCCCGGACCGCGACTTCCTGGCCGAGACCGGCGTGCCGGTGCTGCCGCTGCCCGAGCTGCTGGCCGGGTCCGACTTCGTCAGCCTGCACCTGTTCCTGGACGAGACCACCAGGGGCCTGATCGACGCGAAAGCGTTGCAGGCCATGAAATCCGGCGCGTTCCTGATCAACACCGCCCGCGGCGAGGTGGTCGACGAGGACGCCCTGGCCGACGCCCTGACCGAGGGCCACCTCGGCGGCGCGGCGCTGGACGTGCTGGCCCAGGAGCCGTTGCCCGCCGACAGCAGGCTGCGCGGCCTGGACAACGTGCTCATCACCGCGCACATCGGCGGCGCGACCACGCAGGCCCGCTCCCGCTCCAGCCTGCTGGCCGCCCGGCAGGTGCTCGACGTGCTGCACGGCCGCGCGCCCCAGCACCTGGTCAACCCCGAGTACGCGCGGGTGACCCGGTGA
- a CDS encoding TIM barrel protein — protein MIGTARLAANLKWLFTELPFEQRFEAAAAAGFTAVEYPDPYPYPVATLRRWLADAGLTQVLINSPMGGPGEVGTACLPERRAEFRAGLALGLGYAVELGASFLHVPAGKRPAHLSRDRAFACYVANIAWAAQQSRDSGVRIVLEAQNKRDAPGFLLDDQAHAAAAVEAVGADHVGLLFDVYHAHQDEPDLLAALTEFLPLTSHVQIADVPGRGEPGTGDIPWPAVFEALRAHEGWIGCEYRPHSPDGLGWTRQETR, from the coding sequence GTGATCGGCACCGCGCGGCTGGCCGCGAACCTCAAGTGGCTGTTCACCGAACTGCCCTTCGAGCAGCGGTTCGAGGCCGCGGCCGCCGCCGGGTTCACGGCTGTGGAGTACCCGGACCCGTATCCGTACCCGGTGGCCACGCTGCGCCGCTGGCTCGCTGACGCGGGCCTGACCCAGGTGCTGATCAACTCGCCGATGGGCGGGCCGGGTGAGGTGGGCACCGCCTGCCTGCCGGAGCGCAGGGCGGAGTTCCGCGCCGGACTGGCCCTCGGCTTGGGCTACGCGGTCGAGCTGGGCGCCTCGTTCCTGCACGTGCCAGCCGGAAAACGGCCCGCCCACCTCAGCCGCGACCGCGCTTTTGCCTGCTACGTGGCCAACATCGCGTGGGCGGCCCAGCAGTCCCGCGACTCCGGCGTGCGGATCGTGCTGGAAGCGCAGAACAAACGGGACGCGCCGGGCTTCCTGCTCGACGACCAGGCCCACGCCGCCGCCGCGGTGGAAGCGGTCGGCGCGGACCACGTCGGCCTGCTCTTCGACGTCTACCACGCCCACCAGGACGAACCGGACCTGCTGGCCGCGCTGACCGAGTTCCTGCCGCTGACCAGCCACGTGCAGATCGCCGACGTGCCCGGCCGCGGCGAACCCGGCACCGGCGACATCCCGTGGCCCGCGGTGTTCGAGGCGCTGCGCGCGCACGAGGGCTGGATCGGCTGCGAGTACCGCCCGCACAGCCCCGACGGCCTGGGCTGGACCAGACAGGAGACCCGATGA
- a CDS encoding aspartate/glutamate racemase family protein produces MTRVALINATPGAIGPATAALAERFPAAEPWTLLDDKLLADASEGLTPDLAERMRRLIDYAVRGGADAVLLTCSLYGELARASAAPVPVLAPDDAAFDDLLARGPRRVLVLASVAAALRDSLTRLRARAPGTQLVGLHVPEAFTATGEELTELLLAAGERHLSTVDAVLLAQYTLAPATSPLATRTGLPVFSGPRSAAERLKALVGR; encoded by the coding sequence ATGACCAGGGTGGCCCTGATCAACGCGACCCCCGGCGCGATCGGCCCGGCCACGGCCGCGCTGGCCGAGCGGTTCCCGGCCGCCGAGCCGTGGACCCTGCTCGACGACAAGCTGCTGGCCGACGCGAGCGAGGGTCTCACCCCGGACCTGGCCGAGCGGATGCGGCGACTGATCGACTACGCGGTGCGCGGCGGCGCGGACGCGGTGCTGCTGACGTGCTCGCTCTACGGCGAGCTGGCCCGCGCCAGCGCCGCGCCGGTGCCCGTGCTCGCCCCGGACGACGCCGCCTTCGACGACCTGCTGGCCCGCGGCCCGCGCCGGGTGCTGGTGCTGGCCTCCGTGGCGGCCGCGCTGCGCGACTCGCTCACCCGGCTCCGCGCCCGCGCGCCGGGCACCCAGCTGGTGGGCCTGCACGTGCCGGAGGCGTTCACCGCGACCGGCGAGGAGCTGACCGAGCTCCTGCTGGCGGCCGGTGAACGCCATCTGTCCACTGTGGACGCTGTGCTGCTGGCCCAGTACACCCTCGCCCCGGCCACCTCACCGTTGGCCACCAGGACCGGCCTGCCGGTGTTCTCCGGCCCGCGCAGCGCGGCGGAGCGGCTGAAGGCGCTGGTGGGCCGATGA
- the otnK gene encoding 3-oxo-tetronate kinase, translating to MIGVIADDVTGATDVAVALRRNGLRTQLYFGVPEPDLPADEAVVVALTSRMAPAATAVADSLRALDWLRARQLRQVYFKYCSTFDSTSEGNIGPVLAALAAALDADPVVTTPSSPRHGRTQYRGHLFVGDQLLADSPMREHPVTPMRESNLVHLLHAQLHQPVGLLTHDTVRAGETAVREAIQQATTRYLLADASTEEDLLVLGRVLANAPLVAGAAGLAGGLAAATGSGQPPEDDFRPSGPAAVLSGSCSARTLEQVAELLRQGRPAHRLDPVAIPDPEALAARALAWFDTTGADGPLIYSSMSPAELRQVQDILGVADSARILERATGLIALGLVERGIRRLVTAGGETSGAVVAALGVRGGAVGAEAAPGVPWIKPVDPAHPLLLLKSGNFGDPELLATASGPDS from the coding sequence ATGATCGGGGTGATCGCCGACGACGTCACCGGAGCCACCGACGTGGCCGTCGCCTTGCGCCGCAACGGCTTGCGCACTCAGCTCTACTTCGGCGTGCCGGAGCCGGACCTGCCCGCGGATGAGGCCGTGGTGGTGGCGCTGACCAGCCGGATGGCCCCGGCGGCCACCGCGGTCGCGGACTCGCTGCGCGCCCTGGACTGGCTGCGCGCACGGCAGCTCCGGCAGGTCTACTTCAAGTACTGCTCCACCTTCGACTCCACCAGCGAAGGCAACATCGGCCCGGTACTGGCCGCCCTGGCCGCCGCACTGGACGCCGATCCCGTGGTGACCACGCCCAGCTCGCCCCGGCACGGCCGCACCCAGTACCGCGGCCACCTGTTCGTCGGCGACCAGCTGCTGGCCGACTCGCCGATGCGCGAGCACCCGGTGACCCCGATGCGCGAGTCGAACCTGGTCCACCTGCTGCACGCCCAGCTCCACCAACCGGTCGGCCTGCTCACCCACGACACCGTGCGCGCGGGCGAAACCGCTGTGCGAGAAGCGATCCAGCAGGCGACCACCCGCTACCTGCTCGCCGACGCGTCCACCGAGGAGGACCTGCTGGTGCTGGGCCGGGTCCTGGCGAACGCGCCACTGGTCGCCGGAGCGGCGGGCCTGGCAGGCGGCCTCGCCGCGGCCACCGGCAGTGGTCAGCCACCCGAGGACGACTTCCGCCCGAGCGGACCGGCGGCCGTGCTCTCCGGCAGCTGCTCGGCCCGCACCCTGGAACAGGTCGCGGAACTGCTCCGCCAGGGCAGGCCCGCGCACCGCCTCGACCCGGTCGCCATCCCCGATCCCGAGGCCCTCGCCGCCCGCGCGCTCGCCTGGTTCGACACCACCGGCGCGGACGGCCCGCTGATCTACTCCTCGATGAGCCCGGCCGAACTCCGCCAGGTCCAGGACATCTTGGGCGTGGCGGACTCGGCGCGAATCCTGGAGCGCGCCACCGGACTGATCGCGCTCGGCCTGGTCGAACGCGGCATCCGCAGGCTGGTCACCGCCGGCGGAGAGACCTCCGGCGCGGTGGTCGCCGCGCTGGGCGTGCGCGGCGGCGCGGTCGGCGCCGAGGCCGCACCCGGCGTGCCCTGGATCAAGCCCGTCGACCCCGCACATCCCTTGCTGCTGCTCAAATCCGGCAACTTCGGCGACCCCGAGCTGCTGGCCACCGCCTCGGGACCGGACTCATGA
- a CDS encoding aldolase gives MTRQLRDQVVATARTLHARGLTHGRTGNVSIRAGEHLLITPTGASLDSLTPEQLSEIDADGRHVSGPPPSKEAFLHAAVLRQRPHANAVLHTHSTHAAAVSCLAGLDPANAIPPLTAYFTMRIGRLPLLPYHAPGDPALAPLVAEAAREHHALLLANHGPVVCGPDPDTALDALEELEHTAAIMLLTRGLPTTLVPSRTDPP, from the coding sequence ATGACCCGGCAGCTGCGAGACCAGGTGGTGGCCACCGCCCGAACGTTGCACGCGCGCGGACTCACCCACGGCCGCACCGGAAACGTCTCGATCCGCGCGGGCGAGCACCTGCTCATCACCCCGACCGGCGCGTCCCTGGACTCGCTCACCCCCGAGCAGCTGTCCGAGATCGACGCAGACGGACGACATGTGAGCGGCCCGCCACCGTCCAAAGAGGCGTTCCTGCACGCGGCCGTGCTGCGGCAGCGACCACACGCGAATGCCGTGCTGCACACCCATTCCACCCACGCCGCCGCGGTGTCCTGCCTGGCCGGACTCGACCCCGCCAACGCCATCCCACCACTGACCGCCTACTTCACCATGCGCATCGGCAGGCTGCCGCTGCTGCCCTACCACGCACCCGGCGACCCGGCCCTCGCCCCACTCGTGGCCGAGGCCGCCCGCGAGCACCACGCCCTGCTGCTGGCCAACCACGGACCCGTGGTCTGCGGCCCCGACCCGGACACCGCGCTCGACGCCCTGGAAGAGCTCGAACACACCGCCGCGATCATGCTGCTCACCCGCGGCCTGCCCACTACCCTCGTCCCCAGCCGAACGGACCCGCCATGA
- a CDS encoding substrate-binding domain-containing protein — translation MTQPRLTLFSALSVRTALDAVLPAFTAAPVEVSYDPTTVLVNRITEGARPEVLIAISAAFPALAELGAIDPASPQALARSGIGIAVPADADLPDLSTVDDLRAALTSARSVAYSRTGASGIHFANLIEELGIAEQVNARATVLPKGFTAETLLDGRADLAVQQLSELAFVPQARIAGPLPDAVQQYSELSIALGVAASPQARELLDFLTGPEAVAAFAEAGLLPA, via the coding sequence ATGACCCAGCCACGCCTCACCCTGTTCAGCGCGCTCTCCGTGCGTACCGCGCTGGACGCGGTGCTGCCCGCCTTCACCGCCGCGCCGGTCGAGGTCAGCTACGACCCGACCACCGTGCTGGTCAACCGCATCACCGAGGGCGCGCGGCCGGAGGTGCTGATCGCGATCTCCGCGGCGTTCCCCGCACTGGCCGAGCTGGGTGCCATCGACCCGGCCTCCCCGCAAGCGCTGGCCCGCAGCGGCATCGGCATCGCCGTGCCAGCGGACGCCGACTTGCCCGATCTGTCCACAGTGGACGATCTGCGGGCCGCGCTCACCTCGGCCCGCTCGGTCGCCTACTCCCGCACCGGGGCCAGCGGCATCCACTTCGCGAACCTGATCGAGGAGCTGGGCATCGCGGAACAGGTCAACGCCCGCGCCACCGTGCTGCCCAAGGGATTCACCGCCGAAACCCTCCTGGATGGCCGCGCCGACCTCGCCGTGCAACAGCTCAGCGAACTGGCCTTCGTGCCGCAAGCCCGGATCGCCGGACCGCTGCCGGATGCAGTCCAGCAGTACAGCGAACTCTCCATCGCACTCGGAGTGGCGGCCAGCCCGCAGGCGCGCGAGCTGCTGGACTTCCTCACCGGCCCGGAGGCGGTCGCCGCCTTCGCCGAGGCCGGGCTGCTGCCCGCATGA
- a CDS encoding TRAP transporter large permease subunit, which translates to MNAVYALVAFIAAIVLWNAVLKRNIGEAMVVGFLVTAAFAGRDALAVGWQGLVDGLKSEITFAALAFVFVSELLTRTGLVQRLVDILSSVLGRRRGGSAYAATVASGLFGAVAHNGAAIVATIGSITIPWMKRSGASGETAALVLSGNAGVGATFPFSGAFFILLAAPTVLPVLGTGGMVATMFVTGAWMVVMRLIVAYAIVARRGVGAMNPADVHPFRRSFRAGWTSLLVLASIAVPVLLTAPPTSDLVSAHAGVAVAKEVPLLVWLPVVLLLAGLLVERRSLPSGRAQWWELLGRVGPKLGLVGVTMIAAFAASNVLSTLGLGAQLTPLLAGLTGVSPLVAAIVVGLVIVVVAGPLNTTSTVAAVGPVAFAALTAAGIPPHVAFAAILVWASSEGCSPPGAAPLYVAAGIAEINPVRVFVPVVLYYLLPTLLFGVLLAVGVLWLPS; encoded by the coding sequence ATGAACGCCGTGTACGCCCTGGTGGCCTTCATCGCCGCCATCGTGCTGTGGAACGCCGTGCTCAAGCGCAACATCGGCGAGGCGATGGTGGTCGGCTTCCTGGTCACCGCCGCGTTCGCCGGCCGGGACGCGCTGGCGGTCGGCTGGCAGGGCCTGGTGGACGGGCTCAAGTCCGAGATCACCTTCGCCGCGCTGGCCTTCGTCTTCGTCAGCGAGCTGCTCACCAGGACCGGCCTGGTGCAGCGCCTGGTGGACATCCTCAGCTCGGTGCTGGGCCGCCGCCGCGGCGGCTCGGCCTACGCCGCCACGGTGGCCTCCGGGCTGTTCGGGGCGGTCGCGCACAACGGCGCGGCGATCGTGGCCACCATCGGCTCCATCACCATCCCGTGGATGAAGCGCTCCGGAGCCAGCGGCGAAACGGCCGCCCTGGTCCTGTCCGGCAACGCGGGTGTCGGCGCGACCTTCCCGTTCAGCGGCGCGTTCTTCATCCTGCTGGCCGCGCCGACCGTGCTGCCCGTGCTGGGCACCGGCGGCATGGTCGCCACCATGTTCGTCACCGGCGCGTGGATGGTGGTGATGCGCCTGATCGTGGCCTACGCGATCGTGGCCAGGCGCGGGGTGGGCGCGATGAACCCGGCCGACGTGCACCCGTTCCGCCGCTCCTTCCGCGCGGGCTGGACCTCGCTGCTGGTGCTGGCCTCCATCGCGGTGCCGGTCCTGCTCACCGCGCCGCCCACCAGCGACCTGGTCTCCGCGCACGCCGGGGTCGCGGTGGCCAAGGAGGTGCCGCTGCTGGTCTGGCTGCCGGTGGTGCTGCTGCTGGCCGGACTCCTGGTCGAACGGCGGTCCCTGCCCTCGGGCCGGGCCCAGTGGTGGGAGCTGCTGGGCAGGGTCGGCCCGAAGCTCGGCCTGGTCGGCGTCACCATGATCGCCGCCTTCGCCGCCTCCAACGTGCTCAGCACCCTGGGCCTCGGCGCCCAGCTCACCCCGCTGCTGGCCGGGCTGACCGGGGTGTCGCCGCTGGTCGCGGCCATCGTGGTCGGCCTGGTGATCGTGGTCGTGGCCGGACCGCTCAACACCACCTCCACGGTGGCCGCGGTCGGCCCGGTCGCCTTCGCCGCGCTCACCGCGGCCGGTATCCCGCCGCACGTGGCCTTCGCCGCGATCCTGGTCTGGGCCTCCTCGGAAGGCTGTTCCCCGCCCGGCGCGGCACCGCTGTACGTGGCCGCGGGCATCGCCGAGATCAACCCGGTGCGCGTGTTCGTCCCGGTCGTCCTCTACTACCTGCTGCCCACCCTGCTCTTCGGCGTGCTGCTGGCCGTCGGCGTGCTGTGGCTGCCCAGCTGA
- a CDS encoding sensor histidine kinase: MSKLVTWLASAGTGFLRACAVLAVVLLVPALWAAAVGLWIWWGAGPWSWLAPFAWAGIGTVALSRPVCKLTRGLVTRWTGTVIPGGYRQAAPVVRMSTGYWWNGFSYERTSRDARQDQRLRLWWSDPATWRDLRFTAIAPVTVGLLAAVPPAGVAVAVLGLLQHSPGIGLLGLLVAVTTAPYAWRPLEPVAVRFLRASFTMALADRVDELTAQRADATVTQAAEIRRIERDLHDGAQARLVALGLSLATAEKLMETNPDQAKALLRQARTGAATSLTEIRELVRGISPPVLTERGLADAVRALALDSPLETEVSAEDLPPLDPPIESAVYFGIAELLTNAVKHAHATEARIAITRQDNAIVVELADNGRGGALARPGGGLDGLRRRLAVFDGTLEIDSPPGGPTRARMMVPCESW, from the coding sequence ATGAGCAAGCTGGTGACCTGGCTGGCCAGCGCCGGCACGGGCTTCCTGCGGGCCTGCGCCGTGCTGGCGGTCGTCCTGCTGGTCCCGGCGCTGTGGGCGGCCGCGGTGGGGCTGTGGATCTGGTGGGGCGCGGGCCCGTGGTCCTGGCTCGCGCCGTTCGCCTGGGCCGGTATCGGCACCGTCGCGCTGTCCCGACCGGTGTGCAAGCTGACTCGTGGCCTCGTGACCAGGTGGACCGGCACCGTGATCCCCGGCGGGTACCGGCAGGCCGCGCCGGTGGTGCGGATGTCCACCGGGTACTGGTGGAACGGCTTCTCCTACGAGCGGACCAGCCGGGACGCCCGCCAGGACCAGCGGCTGCGGCTGTGGTGGAGCGATCCCGCCACCTGGCGTGACCTGCGGTTCACCGCGATCGCACCGGTCACCGTCGGCCTGCTCGCCGCGGTCCCACCGGCCGGGGTGGCGGTCGCGGTCCTCGGACTCCTCCAGCACTCGCCCGGCATCGGCCTGCTCGGCCTGCTGGTGGCCGTGACCACCGCCCCGTACGCCTGGCGACCCCTCGAACCGGTGGCCGTCCGGTTCCTGCGCGCCTCCTTCACCATGGCGCTGGCCGACCGGGTGGACGAGCTGACCGCCCAGCGCGCGGACGCCACGGTCACCCAGGCCGCCGAGATCCGCCGGATCGAACGCGACCTGCACGACGGCGCGCAGGCCCGCCTGGTCGCGCTCGGTCTCTCCCTGGCCACCGCGGAGAAGCTCATGGAGACCAACCCGGACCAGGCCAAGGCGCTGCTGCGGCAGGCACGCACCGGCGCGGCCACCTCGCTGACCGAGATCCGCGAGCTGGTGCGCGGCATCAGCCCGCCGGTGCTGACCGAACGGGGCCTGGCCGACGCCGTGCGCGCCCTCGCCCTGGACAGCCCGCTGGAGACCGAGGTCAGCGCCGAGGACCTGCCGCCCCTGGACCCGCCGATCGAGTCCGCGGTGTACTTCGGCATCGCCGAACTGCTCACCAACGCGGTCAAACACGCCCACGCCACCGAAGCCCGGATCGCGATCACCCGCCAGGACAACGCGATCGTGGTCGAGCTGGCGGACAACGGCCGGGGCGGCGCGCTCGCCCGGCCCGGCGGCGGACTCGACGGACTGCGCCGCCGACTCGCGGTCTTCGACGGCACCCTGGAGATCGACAGCCCGCCCGGCGGCCCGACCCGAGCGCGGATGATGGTGCCATGCGAATCCTGGTAG
- a CDS encoding response regulator transcription factor: MRILVAEDLYLLRDGMVRLLEAFGHEVVATAGTGPETLDALLTHRPEVAIVDVRMPPTQSDEGLRAALAARKEIPGLPVLILSQHVEQLYARELLADGAGGVGYFLKENVFDADQFMDALTRVAGGGTAIDPAVIAKLLTSGTSNRRLARLTEREHSVLALMAEGLANHTIGQRLFLSESAISKYTTSIFGKLGITDDSTNRRVLAVLTYLNKA, translated from the coding sequence ATGCGAATCCTGGTAGCCGAGGACCTCTACCTGCTGCGCGACGGCATGGTCCGCCTGCTCGAGGCGTTCGGGCACGAGGTGGTGGCCACCGCCGGTACTGGACCGGAGACCCTGGACGCGCTGCTGACCCACCGCCCGGAGGTCGCCATCGTCGACGTCCGGATGCCACCCACCCAGTCCGACGAAGGGTTGCGGGCCGCGCTGGCCGCCCGCAAGGAGATCCCCGGCCTGCCGGTGCTGATCCTGTCCCAGCACGTCGAACAGCTCTACGCCCGCGAACTGCTCGCCGACGGCGCCGGGGGAGTCGGCTACTTCCTCAAGGAGAACGTCTTCGACGCCGACCAGTTCATGGACGCCCTCACCCGCGTCGCCGGCGGCGGAACCGCGATCGACCCGGCCGTGATCGCCAAACTCCTGACCAGCGGCACGTCCAACCGGCGGCTGGCACGGCTCACCGAACGCGAGCACTCGGTGCTCGCCCTGATGGCCGAGGGACTGGCCAACCACACCATCGGCCAGCGGCTGTTCCTCAGCGAGAGTGCGATCAGCAAGTACACCACCTCGATCTTCGGCAAGCTCGGCATCACCGACGACAGC